The following are from one region of the Flavobacteriaceae bacterium UJ101 genome:
- the carB|CPA2 gene encoding carbamoyl-phosphate synthase (glutamine-hydrolyzing) (KEGG: fps:FP1282 carbamoyl-phosphate synthase large subunit) — MKKNILVTGAGALLGQGILRCLEAYKDSYTIYTADPSPYSSGHWLGDHPFIIPMAKEHNYQQTIEEIVLDNKIEVIFVGTDVELPFFAEKKDYFKEKFNVEVIVSNSNVIEISNDKFKTAEFLRKNGFVYPDSVMAYDKEGVKKFKERNNFPFFAKPVDGARSMGLVKINNEEDLEQVLNEPKNLVIQEFLSDDKGEFTTGTLVVDNQCKAIISLKRDLRDGNTFRTYRDSETSLYDSYIKQIAEKLGVEGPCNFQYRIKNGKPVVFEINGRYSGTTPLRSFYGFNEVKTYLDYIFEGKEIKQPELKQGMVFRTFSDLFIENNEIDKMYENDLSAPQAIYYPFKK; from the coding sequence ATGAAAAAAAATATATTAGTAACAGGTGCTGGAGCTTTATTGGGACAAGGTATTTTGAGATGTTTAGAAGCCTACAAAGATTCCTACACAATTTATACTGCAGATCCAAGTCCATATTCTTCAGGACATTGGTTGGGAGATCACCCTTTTATAATACCAATGGCTAAAGAACATAATTACCAACAAACTATAGAAGAAATTGTCCTAGATAATAAAATCGAAGTTATTTTTGTAGGAACAGATGTTGAATTACCCTTCTTTGCTGAGAAAAAAGATTATTTTAAAGAAAAATTTAATGTAGAAGTTATAGTATCAAATTCTAATGTTATAGAAATATCAAATGATAAATTTAAAACAGCTGAATTTTTAAGAAAAAATGGATTTGTTTATCCAGATTCTGTAATGGCGTATGATAAAGAAGGGGTCAAAAAATTTAAAGAAAGAAACAATTTTCCTTTTTTTGCAAAGCCTGTTGATGGAGCTAGATCAATGGGATTAGTGAAAATTAATAATGAAGAAGATTTAGAACAAGTACTAAATGAACCTAAAAATTTAGTAATTCAAGAGTTCCTATCAGATGATAAAGGAGAGTTTACAACTGGAACATTAGTTGTTGATAATCAATGTAAAGCTATTATTAGTTTAAAGAGAGATTTGAGAGATGGAAACACTTTTAGAACATATCGAGATAGTGAAACAAGTCTTTATGATTCTTATATTAAACAAATAGCTGAAAAATTAGGAGTGGAGGGACCATGTAATTTTCAATATAGAATTAAAAATGGGAAACCTGTTGTTTTTGAAATTAATGGACGTTATAGTGGAACAACACCGTTGCGATCTTTTTATGGGTTTAATGAAGTAAAAACGTATTTAGATTATATATTTGAAGGAAAAGAAATAAAACAACCTGAATTAAAACAAGGAATGGTTTTTAGAACATTTTCAGATTTATTTATTGAAAATAATGAAATAGATAAGATGTATGAGAATGATTTGAGTGCTCCACAAGCAATTTACTATCCTTTTAAAAAATAA
- a CDS encoding undecaprenyl phosphate N,N'-diacetylbacillosamine 1-phosphate transferase (Glycosyl-1-phosphate transferase that mediates the first step in the biosynthesis of the undecaprenyl-linked heptasaccharide donor in the N-linked protein glycosylation pathway. Catalyzes the linking of uridine 5'- diphosphobacillosamine (UDP-Bac) to undecaprenyl phosphate to create the first membrane-associated intermediate undecaprenylpyrophosphate-linked Bac (Und-PP-Bac); Belongs to the bacterial sugar transferase family.), which translates to MYKKYIKRSIDFLIAFVGFIIVSPVFIIVTVFLFFVNEGKPFFFQKRPGKDEKIFSIIKFKTMNDKKDSEGNLLSDEQRMTTIGTLVRKTSLDEIPQLLNVIKGDMSLIGPRPLLVEYLDYYNDDQKKRHNVRPGITGWAQINGRNTISWEKKFELDVWYVQNISFKLDCQILLKTLLKVVKTEGISPTDQLIMPKFSDYMNTKNNKK; encoded by the coding sequence ATGTATAAAAAGTATATAAAAAGAAGTATCGATTTTTTAATAGCTTTTGTAGGATTTATTATAGTAAGCCCTGTTTTTATTATAGTAACTGTTTTTTTATTTTTTGTTAATGAGGGAAAACCATTCTTCTTTCAAAAAAGACCTGGTAAGGATGAAAAAATCTTTTCAATCATCAAGTTTAAAACAATGAATGATAAAAAAGATTCTGAAGGAAATTTATTGTCTGATGAGCAAAGGATGACTACAATAGGAACATTGGTTAGAAAAACTTCGTTAGATGAAATACCACAGTTATTGAATGTAATAAAAGGAGATATGAGTTTAATAGGTCCTAGGCCATTACTTGTAGAATACCTTGACTATTACAATGACGACCAAAAGAAAAGACATAATGTTAGACCAGGAATAACAGGCTGGGCTCAAATTAATGGTCGCAATACAATTTCTTGGGAAAAAAAATTTGAATTGGATGTTTGGTACGTCCAGAATATTTCATTTAAGCTAGATTGTCAAATATTATTGAAAACATTATTAAAAGTAGTTAAAACTGAAGGTATTTCTCCAACAGATCAATTAATAATGCCAAAGTTTTCAGATTATATGAATACAAAAAATAATAAAAAATGA
- a CDS encoding hypothetical protein (KEGG: fra:Francci3_1304 UJ101; Glycosyltransferases) encodes MKILLIHQYYLEDDDHGGSRFNEMTKVWKEQGHEVKVIAGMMHANGLEKKSKYKGKWFKKQLQENDIEVMRCHVSESYNSGFLGRLWGYFSFVFSSIWAGMFKIKNDYDVIVVTSPPLFLGITAYVLSIFKRKPFVFEVRDLWPESAIDTGVVTNKTIIKFAYWFEAFVYKKATLINTLTPAFERKLINEKKVPEKKVIMIPNAADFSLAEKVMQDFNVQSFRRELGLENNFVITYVGAHGVANHLIQLIDAAEQLQETNVVFQLIGGGMKKEEWVQEVQKRGLSNVIFRDSVPKSEVFKYILASDMGASVLKKVDTFKTIYSNKSFDYMSCKKPIYLLIDGVSRELIEQADCGVYIEPENIAEIVSKTKECIDMPIERMEEMGNNGYQYAKKYFDRNYLAKKYIEEIQKRVLN; translated from the coding sequence TTGAAAATATTACTTATACATCAATACTATTTAGAAGATGATGATCATGGTGGATCCCGTTTTAATGAAATGACAAAAGTTTGGAAAGAACAAGGTCATGAAGTTAAAGTGATAGCAGGAATGATGCATGCGAATGGATTAGAAAAAAAGTCTAAATATAAAGGGAAATGGTTTAAAAAGCAACTTCAAGAAAATGATATTGAAGTTATGAGATGCCATGTTTCTGAATCATATAACTCTGGATTTTTAGGAAGACTTTGGGGGTATTTTTCATTTGTTTTTTCAAGTATTTGGGCAGGAATGTTCAAAATTAAAAATGATTATGATGTAATAGTTGTGACCTCTCCTCCTTTATTTTTAGGAATTACAGCTTATGTGTTATCCATTTTTAAGCGAAAACCTTTTGTTTTTGAAGTACGTGACTTATGGCCCGAATCTGCTATTGATACAGGTGTGGTGACGAATAAAACTATAATAAAATTTGCTTATTGGTTTGAAGCTTTTGTATATAAAAAAGCAACTCTAATTAATACATTAACACCCGCTTTTGAAAGAAAACTAATAAATGAAAAGAAAGTACCAGAAAAAAAGGTAATTATGATACCCAATGCTGCAGATTTTTCATTAGCTGAAAAAGTAATGCAGGATTTTAATGTTCAAAGTTTTAGAAGAGAATTAGGATTAGAGAATAATTTTGTTATTACTTATGTAGGAGCTCATGGTGTAGCCAATCATTTGATTCAGTTGATAGATGCTGCTGAGCAACTTCAAGAAACAAATGTTGTATTCCAATTAATTGGAGGAGGAATGAAAAAAGAAGAATGGGTACAAGAAGTTCAAAAAAGAGGGTTAAGTAATGTGATTTTTCGAGATTCTGTACCAAAATCAGAAGTATTTAAATATATTTTAGCATCTGATATGGGTGCTTCAGTATTGAAAAAAGTAGATACATTCAAAACAATATATTCTAATAAATCATTTGATTATATGTCTTGTAAGAAACCTATTTATTTATTAATTGATGGTGTATCTAGAGAATTGATCGAACAAGCTGATTGTGGGGTTTATATAGAACCAGAAAATATTGCAGAAATTGTTTCTAAAACAAAAGAATGTATAGATATGCCTATTGAAAGGATGGAAGAAATGGGTAATAATGGATATCAATATGCTAAGAAGTATTTTGATAGAAATTATTTGGCAAAAAAATACATTGAAGAAATTCAAAAAAGAGTACTAAACTAA
- the hepC gene encoding heparin-sulfate lyase (KEGG: psn:Pedsa_1818 heparan-sulfate lyase), giving the protein MFSKINSLIDVISNMGLRYVGFRSWYELKRKTGVLQKEFPINPPFQKFITLLEWKNSKTQFFFSSKENLVFPKVEMEKLKKEYEKINKGIYTYFSALDFDLGENYNWLTNPDTGYEYDISRHSLSLENLNADAGDIKYVWEKARFSFLYTIIRYDYHYQKDCSKQVFQEILDFIDKNPINQGPNYNCSQETSIRVFNWIFALNYYKNSEYLTDIIFEKIMNSIYWQIHHVYHNIHFSRIAVRNNHAITETLALYLIPLLFPTIPNAKKWKKLGKKWFEQEIKYQIYEDGTFLQFSMNYHRVVIQLLTWGIQLAHLNNEKFDSIVYKRAKKSVEFLNTCQDDSTGWLPNYGANDGALFFKLSNTDYRNYKAQLYALASLLNIEFKGTISNEEKEDANWYHIQSKAKLIPFDKSNKFIFKNSGYYIIRENDVITFLRCGYYKDRPVQADNLHLDIWVKGINVLWDAGSYKYNTKEEELKYFNGTKSHNTIRIGNYDQMKKGARFIWNNWIKKAKGSIIEKEDAFIFEGEFCGFKELGNITHKRIVIKKKNKLEWVIKDSVEGKPEHELEINWHINPISENQIKIESSFNEKPLIWKKTNSYVSNYYGIKNESINLHNKVQGNKIKTKITF; this is encoded by the coding sequence ATGTTCTCAAAAATAAATTCATTAATTGATGTCATATCAAACATGGGGTTGAGGTATGTTGGGTTTAGAAGTTGGTATGAATTAAAACGTAAAACAGGTGTTTTACAAAAAGAATTTCCTATTAATCCTCCTTTTCAAAAATTCATAACCTTGTTAGAGTGGAAAAATTCTAAAACACAATTTTTTTTTAGCTCTAAAGAAAATTTAGTTTTTCCTAAAGTAGAAATGGAAAAATTAAAAAAAGAATATGAAAAAATTAATAAAGGAATCTATACATACTTTAGTGCATTAGATTTTGATTTAGGAGAAAATTATAATTGGCTTACAAATCCTGATACAGGATATGAATATGATATTAGTAGACATAGTTTAAGTTTAGAAAACCTAAATGCTGATGCAGGAGATATAAAATATGTTTGGGAAAAAGCTCGATTTTCTTTTTTATATACGATCATACGTTATGATTATCATTACCAAAAAGATTGTTCAAAGCAGGTTTTTCAAGAAATTTTAGATTTTATAGATAAGAATCCAATTAACCAAGGTCCTAATTATAATTGTAGTCAGGAAACTTCAATTAGAGTTTTTAACTGGATCTTTGCACTGAATTATTATAAGAATTCTGAATATTTAACAGATATTATTTTTGAAAAAATCATGAACAGTATTTATTGGCAAATACATCATGTTTATCATAATATTCATTTTTCAAGAATTGCAGTTCGAAATAATCATGCTATTACTGAAACGTTAGCATTATATCTAATACCATTATTATTTCCAACAATACCAAATGCAAAAAAGTGGAAGAAATTAGGAAAAAAATGGTTTGAACAAGAAATAAAGTATCAAATTTATGAAGATGGTACTTTTTTACAATTTTCAATGAATTATCATAGAGTTGTTATTCAACTTTTAACATGGGGAATACAATTGGCTCATTTAAATAATGAAAAATTTGATTCTATTGTTTATAAAAGAGCTAAGAAATCAGTTGAGTTTTTGAATACGTGCCAAGATGATAGTACCGGTTGGTTACCTAATTATGGAGCAAATGATGGGGCATTATTTTTTAAATTATCCAATACAGATTATAGAAACTATAAAGCACAATTATATGCTTTAGCATCTTTATTAAATATTGAGTTTAAAGGAACTATTTCAAACGAAGAAAAAGAAGATGCTAATTGGTATCATATACAATCAAAAGCTAAACTAATACCTTTTGATAAATCAAATAAGTTTATTTTTAAAAATAGTGGGTATTACATTATAAGAGAAAATGATGTTATTACTTTTCTTCGATGTGGTTATTATAAAGATAGACCCGTTCAAGCTGATAATTTACATTTAGATATTTGGGTTAAGGGAATAAATGTATTATGGGATGCAGGATCTTATAAATATAATACTAAAGAAGAAGAATTAAAATATTTCAATGGAACTAAGTCTCATAATACAATAAGAATAGGAAACTATGATCAAATGAAAAAAGGGGCTCGGTTTATTTGGAATAACTGGATTAAAAAAGCTAAGGGAAGTATTATTGAAAAAGAAGACGCTTTTATCTTTGAAGGTGAATTTTGTGGTTTTAAAGAATTAGGAAATATTACCCATAAGAGGATTGTAATAAAGAAGAAAAATAAATTAGAATGGGTAATAAAAGATAGTGTAGAAGGAAAGCCTGAACATGAATTAGAAATAAACTGGCATATTAATCCAATTAGTGAAAATCAAATTAAAATAGAAAGCTCTTTTAATGAAAAACCATTAATATGGAAAAAAACAAATAGTTATGTATCAAATTACTATGGAATTAAAAATGAAAGTATAAATTTGCATAATAAAGTTCAAGGAAATAAAATAAAAACGAAAATTACATTTTGA
- a CDS encoding peptidoglycan O-acetyltransferase (Catalyzes the O-acetylation of peptidoglycan (PG), an important mechanism that appears to confer lysozyme resistance and contributes to pathogen persistence in the host; Belongs to the membrane-bound acyltransferase family.) codes for MLFNSIEFALFLPIVFLLYWYIFNNKLKYQNIFLLVVSYIFYGWWDWRFLFLIAFSTIVDFTIGLLLEKTKHLNKRKLLLSGSLIVNLGLLGFFKYYNFFVDSFVNAFTFFGSTIQAERLNIILPVGISFYTFQTLSYTIDVYRKQLKPTHSFIDFAAFVSFFPQLVAGPIERASNLLPQFYKKRIFEYDKAVDGLRQILWGLFTKIVIADNCAVVVNDIFSNYQNYSSIVLFLGGILFAFQIYGDFSGYSNIAIGVSKLFGFNLMQNFAFPYFSRDIAEFWRRWHISLSTWFRDYLYIPLGGSRGGTKMKIRNTFIIFLVSGFWHGANWTFIVWGALNALYFLPLLLANKNRSNLNNVAENRVFPTFNEIIKMGSTFILVVFGWIFFRAENVSSAFTYIKRIFVNENYINLKFISFDTYLSIIPILLIFLIFEWFNRKEKYGLENVKKYHFVIRMFVYYMIVFLINFYSGQSSDFIYFQF; via the coding sequence ATGTTATTTAATTCAATTGAATTTGCACTATTCTTACCTATAGTTTTCCTTCTATATTGGTATATCTTTAACAATAAATTGAAATATCAAAATATATTTCTATTAGTAGTAAGTTATATTTTTTATGGATGGTGGGATTGGCGTTTTCTATTTTTAATAGCATTTAGTACTATAGTAGATTTTACTATAGGACTTTTGTTGGAAAAAACAAAACATCTTAATAAAAGGAAATTATTATTATCAGGAAGTTTAATCGTTAATTTAGGACTACTAGGTTTTTTTAAATATTATAACTTTTTTGTCGATTCATTTGTTAATGCATTTACTTTTTTTGGAAGTACCATTCAAGCCGAAAGGTTGAATATTATATTACCAGTAGGAATCAGTTTTTATACTTTTCAAACATTAAGTTATACAATAGATGTATATAGAAAACAATTAAAACCAACACATAGTTTTATTGATTTTGCGGCATTTGTATCATTTTTTCCTCAGTTAGTAGCAGGTCCAATAGAAAGAGCTTCTAATTTATTACCCCAATTTTATAAAAAAAGAATATTTGAATATGATAAAGCTGTAGATGGTTTAAGACAAATTTTATGGGGATTATTTACTAAAATCGTAATTGCTGACAATTGTGCTGTTGTAGTAAATGATATTTTTTCAAATTATCAAAATTACTCATCTATTGTATTATTTTTAGGAGGTATTTTGTTTGCTTTTCAGATATATGGAGATTTTTCAGGGTATTCCAACATAGCGATAGGTGTATCAAAATTATTTGGATTTAATTTAATGCAGAATTTTGCTTTTCCTTATTTTTCAAGAGATATTGCTGAGTTTTGGAGACGTTGGCATATTTCATTATCAACATGGTTTAGAGACTATCTTTATATTCCTTTGGGGGGAAGTAGAGGAGGAACCAAGATGAAAATAAGAAATACATTTATAATTTTTCTAGTAAGTGGTTTCTGGCATGGAGCTAATTGGACATTTATTGTGTGGGGTGCTTTAAATGCATTGTATTTTTTACCTTTATTATTAGCAAATAAAAATAGATCTAATTTAAATAATGTTGCAGAGAATAGGGTCTTTCCTACTTTTAATGAAATAATTAAAATGGGTTCAACTTTTATTTTAGTTGTTTTTGGTTGGATTTTTTTTAGAGCTGAAAATGTATCATCAGCTTTTACATATATAAAAAGAATATTTGTTAATGAAAATTACATTAATTTAAAGTTTATTTCTTTTGATACTTATTTGAGTATTATACCAATTTTATTGATTTTTTTAATATTTGAATGGTTTAATAGAAAAGAAAAATATGGCTTAGAAAACGTAAAAAAATACCATTTTGTAATTAGAATGTTTGTATATTATATGATTGTATTTTTGATTAACTTTTATAGTGGCCAATCAAGTGATTTTATCTATTTTCAATTTTAA
- the wecB gene encoding UDP-N-acetylglucosamine 2-epimerase (non-hydrolyzing) (Plays a role in the biosynthesis of B-band O antigen for serotype O5. Catalyzes the epimerization of UDP-2,3-diacetamido- 2,3-dideoxy-alpha-D-glucuronic acid (UDP-alpha-D-GlcNAc3NAcA) to UDP-2,3-diacetamido-2,3-dideoxy-alpha-D-mannuronic acid (UDP- alpha-D-ManNAc3NAcA). Exhibits high specificity towards the substrate as UDP-alpha-D-GlcNAc, UDP-alpha-D-GlcNAcA (UDP-2- acetamido-2-deoxy-alpha-D-glucuronic acid) and UDP-alpha-D- GlcNAc3NAc (UDP-2,3-diacetamido-2,3-dideoxy-alpha-D-glucose) cannot act as substrates; Belongs to the UDP-N-acetylglucosamine 2-epimerase family.; KEGG: tmb:Thimo_1019 UDP-N-acetylglucosamine 2-epimerase (non-hydrolysing)), translating to MLIDIIAGARPNFMKIAPIVASIEKRKSNGIDINYRLIHTGQHYDQKMSGSFFEQLGIPHPDINLEVGSGTQGQQTARIIERYEEILMNTPCDLCIVVGDVNSTMACTIAAKKLNIKVAHVEAGIRSWDLTMPEEINRMVTDSITDYFFTTSEIANENLKKLGFKEEQIFYVGNTMIDTLLKNIERFEAPAVWEKLQLQEKEYIVMTLHRPANVDEEAKLKELIDEIVNNVEGIPVIFPVHPRTAKILEKIGVKASNLFMIEPLGYLQFNYLVKNAKAVVTDSGGITEEATVMKVPCMTLRDNTERPETITIGTNELVGTNPKNLKPYLNTLFNNEWKEGGIPNLWDGKTSERIVDHVLELFK from the coding sequence ATGTTGATAGATATTATAGCAGGAGCTAGACCCAATTTTATGAAAATAGCACCTATTGTAGCTAGTATAGAAAAAAGAAAATCAAATGGAATTGATATCAATTATCGATTAATTCATACTGGTCAACATTATGATCAAAAAATGAGTGGTAGTTTTTTTGAACAATTAGGAATCCCACATCCTGATATTAATTTAGAAGTTGGTTCAGGAACTCAAGGTCAACAAACTGCTCGTATTATAGAACGATATGAAGAGATCTTAATGAATACACCTTGCGATTTATGTATTGTGGTTGGAGATGTTAATTCTACAATGGCATGTACGATTGCGGCTAAAAAATTGAATATTAAAGTAGCACATGTTGAAGCAGGAATTCGTTCTTGGGATTTAACGATGCCAGAAGAAATTAATCGGATGGTAACAGATTCTATTACAGATTATTTTTTTACAACTTCAGAGATTGCAAATGAAAATTTAAAAAAGTTAGGATTTAAGGAAGAGCAAATTTTTTATGTGGGGAATACTATGATTGATACTCTATTAAAAAATATAGAACGATTTGAAGCTCCAGCTGTTTGGGAAAAATTACAACTACAAGAGAAGGAATATATTGTGATGACACTTCATCGTCCTGCTAATGTAGATGAAGAAGCTAAATTGAAAGAATTAATTGATGAGATAGTAAATAATGTAGAGGGAATTCCTGTTATTTTCCCTGTGCACCCAAGAACAGCTAAGATATTAGAAAAAATAGGGGTCAAAGCATCAAATTTATTTATGATAGAACCACTAGGTTACCTACAATTTAATTATTTAGTGAAGAATGCAAAAGCAGTTGTAACGGATTCAGGAGGAATAACAGAAGAAGCTACAGTGATGAAAGTACCATGTATGACATTGAGAGATAATACAGAACGACCAGAAACCATTACGATTGGGACTAATGAGTTAGTAGGAACTAATCCTAAAAACTTGAAACCTTATTTAAATACATTATTTAATAATGAATGGAAAGAAGGTGGAATTCCTAATCTTTGGGATGGAAAAACATCAGAACGAATTGTGGATCATGTTTTAGAACTTTTTAAGTAA
- the paaK gene encoding phenylacetate--CoA ligase (KEGG: esi:Exig_1669 phenylacetate-CoA ligase), whose translation MNKEKILKNIPYFMMRILVNLKGKQESKNRFNGSFQKYLKQFTQSDNQNRRNLDFDRVKEAIKNVPYYQNDYLNVNKIEDLPIISKKDILKDKNLFINKEIEIQQDLNTSGSTGTAFIFPITEDFFNKKFAAVWYFRNSHKLFKEKKNANLIGRVFLSTKKNKPPYWVDVKTTNQLLLSQYHLSEKTVREYLKAIIKHKVKWLHGYPSSLALLASYSKEHTDLTKNIELEAITCSSESLSSSQRLLIESVFSTKLLDFYGQAEGVADIYQCEEGNLHVNEDYSYVEFIKDESTSYYRIVGTQLSNKVLPFVRYDTGDLAELPSENFKCDCGRNSRVVKRIIGRVEDNIYLSDGRQIGRLDHIFKATFGVLEAQIHQYNKGSAEFWIVKKENYTEKDEKSLNREIKNKLGEDFNYTIVYKESIPRTKAGKLKAVVSHIKK comes from the coding sequence ATGAATAAAGAAAAGATTTTAAAAAATATACCCTATTTTATGATGAGGATTCTAGTTAACTTAAAAGGAAAACAGGAATCAAAAAATCGCTTTAATGGTAGTTTTCAAAAATATTTAAAACAATTTACTCAATCTGATAACCAAAATAGAAGAAATCTTGATTTTGATAGAGTTAAAGAAGCAATTAAAAATGTACCCTATTATCAAAATGATTATCTTAATGTAAATAAAATAGAAGATTTACCAATTATTTCTAAAAAGGATATTTTAAAAGATAAGAATTTATTTATTAATAAAGAAATTGAAATTCAGCAAGATTTAAATACAAGTGGTTCAACAGGTACTGCTTTTATATTTCCTATAACAGAAGATTTTTTTAATAAGAAATTTGCAGCTGTTTGGTATTTTAGAAATTCACATAAACTTTTTAAAGAGAAAAAAAATGCGAACCTAATTGGACGTGTTTTTTTATCAACTAAAAAGAATAAACCACCTTATTGGGTTGATGTTAAAACGACTAATCAATTATTATTATCACAATATCATTTATCAGAAAAAACAGTAAGAGAGTATTTAAAAGCAATTATTAAGCATAAGGTAAAATGGTTACATGGTTATCCTTCTAGTTTAGCTCTTCTAGCTTCTTATAGTAAAGAACATACAGATTTGACGAAAAATATAGAACTAGAAGCTATAACATGTAGTTCTGAGAGTTTATCAAGTAGTCAACGATTATTAATAGAAAGTGTGTTTTCAACAAAATTACTTGACTTTTACGGACAAGCTGAAGGAGTAGCAGATATTTATCAATGTGAAGAGGGAAATTTACATGTTAATGAAGATTATTCGTATGTCGAGTTTATAAAAGATGAAAGCACCTCGTATTATAGAATTGTTGGGACACAATTATCTAATAAAGTATTACCTTTTGTGCGCTATGATACAGGAGATTTAGCTGAACTACCTTCAGAAAATTTTAAATGTGATTGTGGAAGGAATAGTCGTGTTGTAAAAAGAATTATTGGTAGAGTAGAAGATAATATATACCTTTCGGATGGAAGGCAAATTGGACGTCTAGATCATATTTTTAAAGCTACATTTGGTGTTTTAGAAGCGCAAATTCATCAGTATAATAAAGGAAGTGCCGAATTTTGGATTGTAAAAAAAGAAAATTATACTGAAAAAGACGAGAAAAGTTTAAATAGAGAAATAAAAAATAAATTAGGAGAAGATTTTAATTATACCATTGTTTATAAGGAATCGATTCCAAGAACAAAGGCAGGTAAATTAAAAGCAGTTGTTTCACATATAAAAAAGTAA